A single genomic interval of Oryza sativa Japonica Group chromosome 7, ASM3414082v1 harbors:
- the LOC4342185 gene encoding peroxidase 1-like, which yields MAWRNSGRVKVMNRRSSRMAVMAAAVLAVCSFAAVTMAQLEMDFYSKTCPNVEEIVRREMEEILRVAPTLAGPLLRLHFHDCFVRGCDASVLIDSTAGNVAEKDAKPNLTLRGFGAVQRVKDKLNAACPATVSCADVLALMARDAVVLANGPSWPVSLGRRDGRLSIANDTNQLPPPTANFTQLSQMFAAKGLDAKDLVVLSGGHTLGTAHCALFSDRLYNFTGLVNDGDVDPALDAAYMAKLKAKCRSLSDNTTLSEMDPGSFLTFDASYYRLVAKRRGIFHSDSALLTDPVTRAYVERQATGHFADDFFRDFADSMVKMSTIDVLTGAQGEIRNKCYAINI from the exons ATGGCGTGGAGGAACAGCGGGCGGGTGAAGGTGATGAACAGGAGGAGCAGCAGGATGGCAGTCATGGCAGCCGCCGTGCTGGCCGTGTGCAGCTTTGCGGCGGTGACCATGGCCCAGCTGGAGATGGACTTCTACAGCAAGACGTGCCCGAACGTCGAGGAGATCGTCCGGCGGGAGATGGAGGAGATCCTCCGGGTGGCGCCGACGCTCGCCGgcccgctcctccgcctccatttccacgactgcttcgtcagg GGGTGCGACGCGTCGGTGCTGATTGACTCGACGGCCGGCAACGTGGCGGAGAAGGACGCCAAGCCCAACCTCACTCTCCGCGGCTTCGGGGCGGTGCAGCGGGTCAAGGACAAGCTCAACGCCGCCTGCCCGGCcaccgtctcctgcgccgacgtCCTCGCCCTCATGGCCCGTgacgccgtcgtcctcgccaaCGGGCCCTCCTGGCCCGTCTCGCtcggccgccgcgacggccgccTCTCCATCGCCAACGACACCAACCAGCTGCCGCCCCCCACCGCCAACTTCACCCAGCTCTCCCAGATGTTCGCCGCCAAAGGCCTCGACGCCAAGGACCTCGTCGTCCTCTCCGGCGGCCACACGCTCGGCACGGCGCACTGCGCGCTCTTCTCCGACCGCCTCTACAACTTCACCGGCCTGGTGAACGACGGCGACGTGGACCCGGCGCTGGACGCGGCGTACATGGCGAAGCTCAAGGCCAAGTGCCGGAGCCTGAGCGACAACACCACCCTGTCGGAGATGGACCCCGGCAGCTTCCTCACCTTCGACGCCAGCTACTACCGGCTGGTGGCCAAGCGCCGCGGCATCTTCCACTCCGACTCCGCGCTGCTCACCGATCCCGTCACCAGGGCCTACGTCGAGCGCCAGGCCACCGGCCACTTCGCCGACGACTTCTTCCGCGACTTCGCCGACTCCATGGTGAAGATGAGCACCATTGACGTGCTCACCGGGGCGCAGGGCGAGATCAGGAACAAGTGCTACGCCATCAACATATAA
- the LOC107276361 gene encoding peroxidase 1 yields MGARPCRPARRVAGVRLAGVAGCGGAWWGRGRRRAWRAWGWRAWRAASVTAPVPPWCRAAPPRCPRGAVPPPVAAECVYAPTLAAAILRLHFHDCFVRGCDASVLLSSTHGVGGNNMAERDAPPNRSLRGFVSVQRVKSRLEAACPSTVSCADILALMARDAVLLASGPYWPVPLGRRDGRVSCAAEVMSPSNIV; encoded by the exons ATGGGCGCGCGGCCGTgtcggccggcgcggcgggtggcggggGTGCGGCTGGCGGGCGTGGCGGGGTGTGGCGGGGCGTGGTGGGGGCGGGGCAGGCGGCGAGCGTGGCGGGCGTGGGGGTGGCGGGcgtggcgggcggcgagcgTGACGGCGCCCGTGCCCCCCTggtgccgcgccgccccgccccgctGCCCCCGTGGTGCCGTGCCCCCTCCTGTAGCGGCGGAGTGCG TATATGcccccaccctcgccgccgccatcctcagGCTCcacttccacgactgcttcgtcagg GGTTGCGACGCCTCCGTGCTGCTGAGCTCCACccacggcgtcggcggcaaCAACATGGCCGAGCGGGACGCACCACCCAACCGGAGCCTGCGCGGCTTCGTCTCCGTCCAAAGGGTCAAGTCCAGGCTCGAGGCCGCCTGCCCCTCcaccgtctcctgcgccgacatcctCGCCCTCATGGCCCGTGACGCTGTCCTCCTCGCCAGTGGACCCTACTGGCCCGTTCCGCTCGGCCGGAGGGACGGCCGCGTCTCCTGCGCCGCTGAGGTTATGTCTCCATCCAATATCGTTTAG